A stretch of the Vulcanisaeta souniana JCM 11219 genome encodes the following:
- a CDS encoding PD-(D/E)XK nuclease family protein encodes MGSDLRKELLRLLKEDEEFRYAVMGLLGISDLKSSVDNLVKAITDLKDIVAKQCEEISELRKAVEALSEDVRRHGEVIIVMQTSIEKLTSSVTALGYRYGLFTEEAFRESIKYLVSDLLKVYEVKHWTYYDSDGFVFGRPSIIDVDVLIRDNEHILVVYRVSIDRGDVAELFREGVLYERVNKVKPRLLIVGPVIRRKALELARELGVEVRASEVV; translated from the coding sequence ATGGGCTCTGATTTAAGGAAGGAGCTTTTGAGGCTACTTAAGGAGGATGAGGAGTTCAGGTATGCGGTAATGGGATTATTAGGCATCAGTGATCTTAAGTCCTCAGTGGACAACCTAGTTAAGGCCATAACTGACTTGAAGGATATTGTTGCTAAGCAGTGCGAAGAAATAAGCGAATTAAGAAAAGCCGTGGAAGCATTGAGTGAGGACGTTAGGAGGCATGGTGAGGTCATAATCGTTATGCAGACTAGTATTGAGAAGTTGACATCCTCAGTAACGGCATTGGGCTATAGATACGGACTTTTCACGGAGGAAGCCTTTAGGGAGTCCATTAAATACCTAGTCAGTGACCTGCTTAAAGTTTACGAGGTTAAGCATTGGACTTACTATGACAGCGATGGTTTCGTATTTGGTCGCCCGTCTATTATTGATGTCGATGTTCTCATTAGGGATAATGAGCACATACTCGTTGTGTATAGGGTGAGTATTGACCGTGGTGACGTGGCTGAACTATTCAGGGAGGGAGTCCTCTATGAGAGGGTTAATAAGGTGAAGCCGAGATTACTCATCGTTGGTCCGGTAATTAGGAGGAAGGCTCTTGAATTGGCTAGGGAGTTGGGTGTTGAGGTTAGGGCTTCTGAGGTCGTTTAA
- a CDS encoding isochorismatase family cysteine hydrolase, producing MPGHMKPALIVIDMNKDFVYGKLGNERARNLVPRLKKLIESAREERVPIIYVGDAHLPTDPEMRVWGEHSMKGTEGAQVVDELRPKGVITCLRRGRATHFMKLA from the coding sequence GTGCCTGGGCATATGAAACCGGCTTTAATTGTGATAGATATGAATAAGGACTTCGTGTATGGAAAGTTGGGTAATGAGAGGGCGAGGAACCTAGTACCTAGGCTTAAGAAGCTGATAGAGAGTGCCAGGGAGGAGAGGGTGCCCATTATTTACGTTGGCGATGCCCACCTACCCACTGATCCAGAGATGAGGGTTTGGGGCGAACACTCAATGAAGGGTACGGAGGGTGCTCAGGTAGTTGATGAACTAAGGCCGAAGGGGGTGATTACGTGCTTGAGAAGAGGACGTGCAACGCATTTTATGAAACTAGCCTGA
- a CDS encoding DNA double-strand break repair nuclease NurA, translated as MFNDVIINMLELIETRITQIRDKALDLINDASNFMKYVSEVAPSKEPVKFIAADSGFTEITYLGFRIAVINVAMIVNTDGKGRILNRFEALLGVSGDELEKMALDMEAKHALDASRSFQINVVLLDGAIIGRNYVSRFSVPVIAHVKDVKSNRYLQGIVDTEFKNYVSRALQIMEEPLIMHVIMETYRIRNKTSVALMTKPYIVGRVGDRDVYGFYVQYLPATLPIYTEYMGNPSNIQQVISRIVPLSTMPRLGYPAPLYIVDKMARVNTSLKDMIRLIMEKLGGDALNELRGMYLKMGLNEYVKSK; from the coding sequence ATGTTTAACGACGTAATAATAAACATGCTGGAGCTCATTGAAACAAGGATAACTCAAATAAGGGACAAGGCGCTTGATTTAATTAATGATGCCAGTAACTTCATGAAATACGTGTCAGAGGTCGCCCCAAGTAAAGAACCTGTTAAGTTCATAGCCGCTGATTCAGGATTCACTGAAATAACGTACCTAGGCTTTAGAATAGCCGTTATTAATGTAGCAATGATTGTGAATACTGATGGTAAAGGGCGCATACTAAACAGGTTTGAGGCGCTGCTTGGTGTTTCAGGCGATGAGTTGGAGAAGATGGCACTAGATATGGAAGCTAAGCATGCACTGGATGCATCAAGGTCATTTCAAATAAACGTGGTACTACTTGATGGTGCTATAATTGGGAGGAATTATGTGAGTAGGTTTAGCGTTCCAGTGATTGCTCATGTTAAGGACGTAAAGAGCAACAGGTACTTGCAGGGAATAGTCGATACGGAATTCAAGAATTACGTTAGCAGGGCGCTGCAAATAATGGAGGAACCATTAATAATGCACGTAATAATGGAGACCTATAGAATCAGGAATAAAACCTCTGTTGCATTAATGACAAAGCCGTACATTGTGGGTAGGGTAGGTGATAGAGACGTCTATGGATTCTATGTTCAATACCTACCAGCTACATTACCAATATATACAGAGTACATGGGTAACCCAAGCAACATACAGCAGGTAATATCGCGCATAGTTCCACTATCAACGATGCCAAGATTAGGATACCCAGCCCCACTATATATAGTTGACAAAATGGCAAGGGTAAACACAAGCCTTAAGGACATGATAAGGCTCATCATGGAAAAACTAGGTGGCGACGCCCTAAATGAGTTGAGAGGTATGTACCTAAAAATGGGACTAAATGAATATGTAAAAAGTAAGTAA
- a CDS encoding dihydrodipicolinate synthase family protein produces MEGIFVALAIPFKNGKLDEESLAKHVDSLTKAGVDGFYTFGTTSQGPYLTLEERRAALEVISRNTNRQLVVHVFSFDWQGIVETVRLAEKHGTIAISSIPPIYYGPDYEVLKRYYEKLTQLTKLPVFIYNIPRNTGFNVTPDLMAKLLSDGVKIAGVKDSTGDVAQIMGHVRLGITVLNGSDSTILPALMVGAKGCISAMSNVLPDVIRSMFDEFKAGRLQSAMEKQDLIARVRELIRDYPGVDGYYKLIHLLRYDFGTVKEPYLRPLSEAEVQKLRDGLIRLGLKPRV; encoded by the coding sequence ATGGAGGGTATATTCGTAGCGCTAGCAATTCCCTTTAAAAATGGTAAGCTCGACGAGGAATCACTGGCTAAACATGTAGATTCTCTGACAAAGGCTGGAGTCGACGGCTTTTATACATTTGGGACGACGAGCCAGGGACCATACTTAACACTCGAGGAAAGGAGGGCAGCATTGGAGGTAATATCAAGGAATACTAATAGGCAATTGGTGGTTCATGTGTTCTCATTTGATTGGCAGGGAATTGTCGAGACCGTGAGACTTGCTGAGAAGCATGGAACAATTGCAATTTCGTCAATACCGCCCATATACTACGGCCCCGACTATGAAGTTCTAAAGAGGTACTACGAAAAATTGACTCAATTAACAAAACTACCAGTATTCATATATAACATACCCAGGAACACCGGGTTCAACGTAACCCCAGACCTCATGGCTAAGTTATTGAGTGATGGCGTTAAAATTGCAGGCGTTAAGGATAGTACAGGGGATGTTGCGCAGATAATGGGCCACGTTAGGCTTGGAATAACGGTATTAAATGGATCAGATTCCACAATACTGCCGGCACTCATGGTTGGCGCAAAGGGATGCATCTCGGCAATGTCCAACGTACTTCCTGACGTCATTAGGAGTATGTTTGACGAATTCAAGGCAGGCAGGCTACAATCAGCCATGGAGAAACAAGACCTAATAGCCAGAGTCAGGGAGCTAATTAGGGATTACCCAGGCGTTGATGGTTACTACAAGCTAATCCATCTACTCCGTTATGACTTTGGAACTGTTAAGGAGCCATACCTAAGGCCGTTAAGTGAGGCCGAGGTGCAGAAACTCAGGGATGGATTAATAAGGCTGGGTTTAAAGCCGAGGGTCTAA
- a CDS encoding PaREP1 family protein: MSQGFNESRKRAELAIVMFNEGLNLISKGDIIQSSEKLYKAVEEAIKALAIAKNLDEAREALEKGRWTVSLLDRAAIKLGDGVRQAWAEAYFLRVNGFHEVRIGIDEGNARIPIIQRLIDYVRREFAI, from the coding sequence ATGAGCCAGGGATTCAATGAGTCGCGGAAACGCGCTGAGTTGGCAATAGTCATGTTCAATGAGGGTCTCAATCTTATTAGTAAAGGCGATATTATTCAATCGAGCGAGAAGCTTTACAAGGCCGTGGAGGAGGCCATCAAGGCATTAGCCATTGCCAAGAACCTCGATGAGGCGAGGGAAGCCCTGGAGAAGGGCAGGTGGACCGTGAGCCTATTGGATAGGGCAGCCATTAAGTTGGGCGACGGTGTTAGGCAGGCATGGGCTGAGGCCTACTTTCTACGTGTGAATGGCTTTCATGAGGTAAGGATTGGAATTGACGAGGGTAATGCGAGGATACCAATTATTCAGAGATTGATTGATTATGTTAGGAGGGAATTTGCCATTTAA
- a CDS encoding MFS transporter has protein sequence MPNWDRDVWLLLTSRGLRSVAGGALGVVTGLYLYYYLHLSLTEVGIFFGVGAFTAPLLSLLFGRLGDRYSRKAILLLTLAFLPIATAILLITRYYPLLLLAAALGGFGTAGALASGSVGAVAAPVQTAILADRTEGMDRSMVYAIFNLVSGTASAVGALFANLSYLDVFYMSLALSAMSLLIVLPIREEHKPRRRINDDPNGNSKTITQQIRRDLTYIKRFAIVGALNGTAQGLVTPFLPIIFRIVLHVSNGVVGDIFFIGGLAAAFTSLTAPIFSRAFGLRDAIIIPRIISTIALIFIPFSTTLYLAVVTYVVYVMFRVSSLAPQQALMMELVGRGSRSTVSGVNQAARLLPSATATTAAGPMLDYLPIPVPFTIAFIVNVINIALYRRFFPNPKPTRGGVTVIE, from the coding sequence GTGCCCAATTGGGATAGGGACGTATGGCTACTCCTTACTTCAAGGGGTTTGAGGAGCGTGGCTGGTGGTGCGCTTGGCGTGGTGACAGGGCTTTACCTGTATTACTATCTGCACTTGTCATTAACTGAGGTTGGCATTTTCTTCGGTGTTGGCGCATTCACAGCACCACTCCTCTCGCTCCTCTTCGGTAGGTTAGGTGATAGGTACAGTAGGAAAGCCATACTACTGCTTACGTTAGCCTTTCTGCCCATAGCCACGGCAATACTCCTAATCACAAGGTACTACCCACTACTCCTGCTTGCTGCTGCATTGGGTGGTTTCGGAACCGCAGGTGCACTGGCCAGTGGTAGTGTCGGTGCTGTGGCAGCCCCAGTCCAGACTGCGATACTGGCTGATAGGACGGAGGGTATGGATAGGTCGATGGTCTACGCAATCTTCAATCTGGTCTCCGGGACAGCATCAGCAGTAGGTGCTTTATTTGCAAACCTCAGTTACCTGGACGTTTTTTACATGTCCCTAGCATTATCAGCAATGAGCCTACTCATTGTACTACCGATTAGGGAGGAGCATAAACCTAGACGGCGAATCAATGATGATCCAAACGGTAACTCTAAGACGATAACTCAGCAGATAAGGAGGGATCTAACGTACATAAAGAGGTTTGCAATTGTTGGTGCATTGAATGGTACTGCCCAGGGATTGGTAACACCATTCCTACCAATAATATTTAGAATTGTTCTCCATGTGAGTAATGGTGTTGTTGGTGACATATTCTTCATCGGAGGCCTCGCGGCAGCCTTCACCTCACTCACGGCACCAATCTTCTCGAGGGCCTTTGGACTTAGGGATGCCATAATTATCCCGAGAATAATCTCAACAATAGCCCTAATATTCATACCATTCTCAACGACGCTCTACCTGGCCGTGGTGACCTACGTGGTTTACGTAATGTTCAGGGTATCATCCCTAGCCCCACAGCAGGCCTTGATGATGGAGCTTGTTGGCAGGGGCAGTAGGTCAACGGTCTCTGGGGTTAATCAGGCGGCGCGATTATTGCCATCAGCGACGGCAACGACTGCGGCAGGCCCAATGCTTGACTACCTACCAATCCCTGTGCCATTCACCATAGCCTTCATCGTGAATGTCATAAACATAGCCCTTTACAGAAGGTTCTTCCCCAACCCAAAGCCAACGCGTGGTGGGGTAACCGTAATTGAATAG
- a CDS encoding DUF99 family protein, protein MSIDALVSKPGVRALGIAESFRLDLRYSILVGVVMRSDGVIDGVSLGRTTVGGLDATDAVISLYRSFNRNDIQLVMIDGCIISWYNIVDLEKLADTLGLPIMCLTFEEPEGDVINALRKLFPGDSDVRIRLYEKLGKPDEMLLPGGLKIYVRFTGIDYRTARTIIRKFIKEGKRPEPIRVARLIANALLNYTKIP, encoded by the coding sequence ATGAGTATTGACGCGCTTGTTAGTAAGCCTGGCGTGAGGGCCCTTGGTATAGCCGAGAGCTTTAGGCTGGACCTTAGATATTCAATACTGGTTGGTGTTGTCATGAGGAGTGATGGCGTTATTGATGGTGTGTCGTTGGGTAGGACTACCGTTGGTGGTTTGGATGCTACGGATGCTGTAATAAGCCTGTACAGGTCATTTAATAGGAATGATATTCAGTTGGTGATGATTGATGGATGCATAATATCCTGGTACAACATAGTTGACCTTGAAAAGTTGGCGGATACGTTGGGCCTACCAATAATGTGCCTAACCTTTGAGGAGCCAGAGGGTGATGTCATAAATGCGTTGAGGAAGTTATTCCCGGGTGATTCAGACGTGAGGATAAGGCTTTATGAGAAGTTGGGCAAACCCGATGAAATGCTGTTACCCGGTGGTTTGAAGATTTACGTGAGGTTTACGGGTATTGACTATAGGACGGCTAGGACTATAATTAGGAAGTTCATTAAGGAGGGCAAGAGGCCCGAACCAATTAGGGTTGCCAGGCTAATCGCAAATGCATTACTGAATTATACTAAAATACCTTGA
- a CDS encoding nucleotidyltransferase domain-containing protein, producing the protein MVNYDYLIEDARRRQDVFRNLDRYLRIIKEVVKSIDPNAEVYLFGSVAENRYALSSDIDVLVITNVDPGIILERLWKAGIEPPFEIHVRTPDKLTYYERFSKLIKV; encoded by the coding sequence ATGGTGAATTATGATTATTTAATTGAGGATGCCAGGAGGAGACAGGATGTATTTAGAAATCTCGATAGGTACTTACGTATTATTAAGGAGGTTGTTAAGTCCATAGATCCCAATGCCGAGGTCTATTTATTTGGTTCTGTTGCTGAAAATAGGTATGCATTATCGAGTGATATTGATGTGTTGGTGATAACCAATGTTGATCCAGGGATTATTCTCGAGAGGCTGTGGAAGGCAGGTATTGAACCTCCCTTCGAGATCCATGTTAGAACGCCTGACAAGCTAACTTATTATGAGAGGTTCAGCAAATTAATTAAGGTGTGA
- a CDS encoding hydantoinase B/oxoprolinase family protein, with product MVSWELMFRASVFIAEEMGVALRRSAFSPNIRERMDHSCAITDAEGNIVAQAEHIPVHLGSFRVGVKNLLNWLSKEGVELGPGDAVLLNDPYISGTHLNDVMVMEPIYVGNKLIGYVVNKAHHVDVGGPVPGSINPSARTIYEEGLVIPPVRVMIKGELQRDILNIILSNFKTPETAIGDITAQLAANRVGVARVRELVEKYGIDNVVNAWREGIEYGRKLALIEIGKWPRGVYDAVDYMELSDELLQIRVSVEVGEEGVKADFSGTHGQVEAPINAVYGVTFSAVSFVIRSLIQSDIPTNEGFYSIINVIAPEGALVNPRKPAPVSGGNVETTQRIADVVFKALAKALPNRVPAAGSGTMMNVMIGGTLPNGGYWAYYETIGGGTGGRPGKPGVSGVHVNMTNTLNTPIEIAERQYPLLFTGYRIREESGGDGSYRGGDGIIRSFKVLTKARLSIMAERFRTRPWGLWGGGDGAPGRVTVRKSDGEVINLPSKATIDLEPGDEVIIETPGGGGWGRS from the coding sequence ATGGTTTCGTGGGAACTCATGTTTAGGGCCTCGGTGTTCATTGCCGAGGAAATGGGCGTTGCACTGCGTAGGTCGGCCTTCTCACCGAATATTCGCGAGAGGATGGACCACAGCTGCGCCATAACGGACGCGGAGGGCAATATCGTGGCTCAGGCGGAGCACATACCGGTGCACCTAGGCTCCTTCAGGGTTGGTGTTAAGAACTTACTCAATTGGCTTAGTAAGGAGGGTGTTGAGCTTGGCCCTGGCGATGCCGTATTACTCAATGACCCATACATATCCGGTACGCACTTAAATGATGTCATGGTCATGGAACCGATATACGTAGGCAATAAGCTCATTGGCTATGTCGTTAATAAGGCGCACCATGTCGACGTAGGTGGGCCGGTGCCAGGTAGTATTAATCCCAGCGCTAGGACGATTTATGAGGAGGGCTTGGTAATACCGCCGGTCAGGGTTATGATTAAGGGCGAGCTACAGCGTGACATACTCAATATAATACTTAGTAACTTCAAGACTCCAGAGACGGCGATTGGCGATATAACGGCTCAATTGGCCGCGAATAGGGTTGGGGTTGCCAGGGTTAGGGAGTTGGTGGAGAAGTACGGCATTGATAACGTCGTTAACGCGTGGAGGGAGGGTATCGAGTACGGCAGGAAGTTAGCCCTGATAGAGATTGGTAAGTGGCCCAGGGGTGTTTATGACGCAGTGGATTACATGGAGCTTAGTGATGAATTACTGCAAATCAGGGTATCCGTGGAGGTGGGTGAGGAGGGTGTTAAGGCTGACTTCAGTGGTACTCATGGACAGGTTGAGGCGCCAATAAACGCTGTTTACGGCGTAACATTCTCCGCAGTATCATTTGTAATAAGATCATTGATACAAAGTGATATACCAACTAACGAGGGCTTCTACAGCATTATAAACGTCATAGCGCCCGAGGGCGCACTCGTTAATCCAAGGAAGCCTGCACCAGTGAGTGGTGGCAATGTCGAGACGACGCAGAGGATCGCGGACGTAGTCTTTAAGGCATTGGCCAAGGCGCTGCCCAATAGAGTGCCGGCGGCTGGGTCCGGAACCATGATGAATGTAATGATAGGCGGGACACTACCCAATGGAGGGTACTGGGCGTACTACGAAACGATTGGCGGTGGGACTGGCGGTAGGCCGGGCAAGCCGGGCGTGAGTGGTGTTCATGTTAATATGACGAACACGTTAAACACCCCCATCGAAATCGCCGAGAGGCAATACCCACTATTATTCACTGGGTATAGGATTAGGGAGGAGAGTGGTGGTGATGGTTCGTATAGGGGCGGTGACGGCATAATCAGGTCATTCAAGGTACTAACTAAGGCGAGACTATCAATAATGGCTGAGAGGTTTAGGACAAGGCCATGGGGCCTGTGGGGTGGTGGTGATGGAGCACCAGGTAGGGTCACCGTTAGGAAAAGTGATGGCGAGGTCATTAATCTACCGAGCAAGGCGACAATAGACCTGGAGCCAGGTGATGAGGTAATAATCGAAACACCAGGGGGTGGGGGGTGGGGAAGGTCATAG
- a CDS encoding cysteine hydrolase codes for MLEKRTCNAFYETSLSLLLRSLGVDTVIFTGLHTNICVRHMVTIIILIFATVLSAIPVINFVGGVRVLLVLY; via the coding sequence GTGCTTGAGAAGAGGACGTGCAACGCATTTTATGAAACTAGCCTGAGCCTGCTCCTGAGGTCCCTGGGTGTGGACACGGTAATCTTCACTGGGCTTCACACCAACATATGCGTTAGGCACATGGTGACCATTATCATTCTAATATTTGCCACGGTACTCTCGGCAATACCCGTGATCAACTTCGTGGGAGGTGTCCGGGTCTTGTTGGTTTTATATTAA
- a CDS encoding AAA family ATPase has protein sequence MRIRVNELIVRNFRGFRDEHRITFNDGINIIHGPVGSGKTSIIQALEYALYGTQLEVKERVSKLSDLINEDSNSAMVKLVLSNGIEVARELRRAGESARETASVAINGTTYKSDDIYSRVVEVLGVDDDDFERFVLVTHRTLEALVYGNVSKRSLFIDKMFGLDALDNLNRSLPMSQIENAITVLRQRLASVKELPEIISKYGSIEKAQSKVKELKDEIERLRKEEGELSNVYSELMRKREELLRGFRGIEEVYSDYIATRLRRENLEQELEKSGVREINEMSIRLELERIRDSLVEKLEEYAMVKEADDVGKLVITNDNLADASEKIYTAFEGLVKLKDKLIEDKEYLSNVRSDLEVQVEALKASLRELESRLSQEEPRVREYRALVDKYGEPIKVKREIEELRSSLEKISAEESFKSSLLNVLQYILTNHEDRCPICGRPLRDDDHKRIKDRITELSKSRSEEINNIRSRLSELERILASMEALLPIVNDYEATIERMRDVRSRYETALSKLETIERSIRDIDKRTQVLIRFIDEFRVEIDDIDKSISYLRKYRELESLKMREDELRQRLANLGVDTQTIISIEEQIRYIDNKLTQVRTKLSDDSAELSRLELALSSIGFDREDPSVLRKRLDFLEDFYNKLTRIRAGIRDVQARVRDEMIRVIKNNVGSIFKMLYPYGDLEGAGIEVTVRDRGIVGVVSEYTLYALRLGGRKVTISRLSDGQRLTIALSFLLSVYRSTNHNIDFLLMDEPVPYVDQNIRKAFATLLTRFIGEELIGQVIITTQSGDLVNDITNAAKENGIKYKVIKLIKDGNERRIVGSND, from the coding sequence ATGAGGATCAGAGTCAATGAACTTATTGTTAGGAACTTTAGGGGGTTTAGGGATGAGCATAGGATCACCTTTAATGACGGTATTAATATCATTCATGGACCCGTTGGATCAGGTAAAACGAGCATTATCCAAGCCCTTGAGTATGCGCTGTACGGTACCCAATTAGAGGTTAAGGAGAGAGTCTCAAAATTGTCTGACCTGATAAATGAGGATTCCAACTCGGCCATGGTTAAGTTGGTCCTTAGCAATGGCATTGAAGTAGCCAGGGAACTTAGGCGAGCTGGTGAGTCCGCCAGGGAGACGGCTAGTGTTGCCATTAATGGAACCACGTATAAAAGTGATGACATATACTCGAGGGTTGTGGAGGTACTTGGTGTTGATGATGATGATTTCGAGAGGTTCGTCTTGGTTACTCATAGAACTCTCGAGGCCTTGGTTTACGGTAATGTATCCAAGAGGAGCCTATTCATTGATAAGATGTTTGGTCTTGACGCTCTTGATAATCTAAATAGATCATTACCCATGTCGCAAATAGAAAACGCAATCACTGTATTGAGACAGAGATTAGCCAGTGTTAAGGAACTTCCTGAAATAATTAGTAAGTATGGCTCTATTGAAAAGGCTCAGAGCAAGGTTAAGGAACTTAAGGACGAGATAGAACGATTAAGAAAAGAGGAGGGAGAACTCAGCAATGTTTACAGCGAATTAATGAGAAAGAGGGAGGAATTATTGAGGGGATTCAGGGGTATTGAGGAGGTTTACAGTGATTACATAGCCACAAGGCTTAGGCGAGAGAACCTTGAGCAGGAACTCGAGAAGTCCGGGGTTAGGGAAATTAATGAAATGAGCATACGACTCGAGCTCGAGAGAATCAGGGATTCACTGGTTGAGAAGCTTGAGGAGTACGCGATGGTTAAGGAGGCCGATGACGTTGGTAAGCTAGTAATAACCAATGACAACCTAGCCGATGCTTCCGAGAAGATATACACAGCCTTCGAAGGCCTTGTTAAGCTTAAGGACAAACTCATAGAGGATAAGGAGTACCTCAGTAATGTACGTAGTGATCTGGAGGTTCAGGTAGAGGCATTGAAGGCATCCCTTAGGGAATTAGAGTCGAGGTTATCCCAGGAGGAACCTAGGGTTAGGGAGTATAGGGCGTTAGTTGATAAGTATGGTGAGCCGATTAAGGTTAAGAGGGAAATTGAAGAGCTTAGGAGCAGTCTTGAGAAAATAAGCGCAGAGGAGAGCTTCAAATCATCCCTACTAAACGTCCTCCAGTACATACTAACTAACCATGAAGATAGGTGCCCAATTTGCGGTAGGCCGCTGAGAGATGATGATCACAAGAGAATCAAGGATAGGATCACTGAGTTGTCCAAAAGCCGTAGTGAGGAGATCAATAATATAAGAAGTAGGTTAAGCGAGCTGGAGAGGATATTAGCCAGCATGGAAGCATTATTACCAATTGTTAATGATTATGAGGCAACAATCGAAAGAATGCGTGATGTTAGGTCTAGATATGAGACGGCGCTCTCGAAGCTTGAAACCATTGAGAGGTCAATTAGGGATATTGATAAGAGAACCCAAGTACTTATTAGGTTTATTGATGAATTTAGGGTTGAGATTGATGATATTGATAAGTCCATCTCATATCTAAGGAAGTATAGGGAACTGGAATCACTTAAGATGAGGGAGGATGAACTTAGACAAAGGCTTGCCAACCTTGGGGTTGATACACAGACCATAATCAGCATTGAGGAACAAATAAGGTATATTGATAATAAACTAACCCAGGTCAGAACTAAGTTGAGTGATGACTCAGCTGAGTTAAGCCGGTTGGAACTTGCATTGTCAAGTATAGGGTTTGATAGGGAGGATCCGTCAGTACTTAGGAAGAGACTTGATTTCCTTGAGGACTTCTATAATAAGCTGACTAGGATCAGGGCTGGTATTAGGGATGTACAGGCCAGGGTTAGGGATGAGATGATCAGGGTCATTAAAAATAATGTTGGATCCATATTTAAGATGCTGTATCCATATGGTGATCTTGAGGGCGCAGGTATTGAGGTTACGGTTAGGGATAGGGGGATTGTTGGTGTTGTCAGTGAGTATACCCTGTATGCCCTTAGGCTAGGTGGCAGGAAGGTCACAATATCCAGGCTTAGTGATGGTCAGAGATTAACCATAGCCTTGTCATTCCTATTGAGTGTCTATAGGTCTACGAATCATAACATAGACTTCCTTCTTATGGACGAGCCGGTGCCCTACGTCGATCAAAACATTAGGAAAGCCTTTGCGACATTATTAACTAGGTTCATAGGTGAGGAATTAATTGGGCAGGTAATAATTACGACGCAATCTGGGGATTTAGTCAATGATATAACTAATGCCGCTAAGGAAAATGGCATTAAATACAAAGTTATTAAATTGATAAAGGATGGTAATGAAAGGAGGATCGTAGGTTCCAACGATTAA